The Prinia subflava isolate CZ2003 ecotype Zambia chromosome 2, Cam_Psub_1.2, whole genome shotgun sequence genomic sequence AGCCTGCTGGTCCGCCCCCGCCATCCCTCACCCGCTACCACCagagaggggagagcaggaTGCGGGCAGCACCGGCACAGCGCAGGAGGCACCGCTCCGGCTGCCGTTCGCCCTCGGCTGTGTGGGAACCACCCCGAGAGCGCTCGCAGGgccattcccagtcccagtcccggGGCCAGCGGCCCCTGGGCACGGCCAGGCAGCACCGCCCTCCCCGGCGCGGCCCCCGCCCAGCGCCCCTGCGCATGCgtggccgggcggggccggACCATGGGCAGGCGGCGAGCGGGGCCCAGCGTGGCCCGGGAGGTGAGGGGAGCGCGGCGGCTGCTGCGGCCGGGCTGGCGGGGGCCTGGAGCCACAGCTTTAGTCCTGGCCTTGAGCGACGGCGTGTGGTGTCCTTGCTCCCGCCGAGCCCTTCAGCCGCTGCCGTGAGGGGCGTGGGGGTGCGTGCCCGTGGCGGTGCTGCGGCGGGCCGTGCCCACCAGCCCGTTGAGGGCGTGCGGCGCTGTAAGTCAGCcgtgtgctgctgcttctggagaGGAGCCCAGGGGTAAACCAGCATGTGAGGGGCCTGTAAAGTACAGcgaggagaaaggggaaaggcTGGGTTTTAAAAGTATGCCTCTCTTCTAAAGCtgactttttgttgttgtgctTGGGTGTTTTGTCCCTCCCTCACTGGATATTCCACCTATGCCATGTGCTTGAGTGTGACTCttcttgagcagggaggttggagcagatgacccactgtggtcccttcaaACCTCacctattctatgattctgtgatctcctGGGTGGCAGGAGGGCTGCTGGTAAGCTCTGTTGAAGCTTTGTATTTCTGTTAACAGAGTTGTGGTAGCTAAGGTCTCTCTGAAGCATAACATCTTTGTGGCTCCTGCACTGAACAGTGCTGTCTGCACTCAAGTCTGTTCAAGTTCTGTGGGTTTAGATACTGTGAGGACAGCAAATCCTGAATGTTCCCCGCAAATGGCTGAAATGGGGCAGAATTCATTCAGTGAATCTCTGGTCACCTCTCTGCCCTGAAGTGTTTTCAGGTGAGCACAGGCACAACAGACCAAGGTAACCAGAatggaaagggcagggaaatggCAGGGCTTGTCATACATGTGTCATGAGCTAGTAACATAAAGGTGAGTGTCACAGAATCCttagggctggaagggacctctgctTATAATCTCATCCAACCTCCTTGCCAAGGCAGGGTAACCTAGAGCAGATCGCACGAAAACATGACCAGGTGGATgttgaatgtctccagagagagaTCCTCTGCCTGCCTGAGCAGACTGTTCCAGTGGTTCGCCATCTTCAGGgtaaaaaagtttttcctcACGTTGgggtggaacttcctgtgtttTAATTTATGGGCATTGCTCCTCATCTTGTCACTTGGCACAACTGAAAAGAGTTTGGCACCAACTTCTTCACACCCACCTTTTAAGATATTTATATGTACTGACGAGGTCCCCTCTCATCCTGCTGTGTGGAACTGGGGTTCAGTTTATGGTTTTCTGGTGTTTCATGGGTTAGGCTTTCATTAGAGAAACACAGTTCTGGGCGCTCTAACCCAAATATAACCACCAAAGGGACTCCAGAGGGGTGTGGTGACTGTCCAAGTTTCCTTTGGTGAGCCTACCGGAGAGAATtgaacagtgatttttttggggggttgtggTTTGAGAGTTGGCAGACAAAAAGAGTTGAGATGGTAAGGTCTGCCTTACAAAAAGAGAGGTGGCAAAATGGCACAGCCTGTTAGGGACCTGCTGTTCATAGAATGAAAAGGGACTGATTTTAGCTGCCACAGAAAATTCCTGCAAAGTGTTGGAGGACTTGTAGTAGCTTTAGATtaggttttgggggtttttttagaagtttttaTGATAGAACACACTAGTTTTGAAAGGATTGTAGAACTACTCTCTTTTGAGCATTGCAGGTGAAAATCTCTGTGCAAAGACACTACTACAAGATAAAATTCTTTCCACTTGCAGTGATGAGAACACTACTGAAGAGAGTAGTGTtaaggagggagaaaaaaaatctctttaagcCAGAGGAAGAAAGGGCTGTGTTGCAGTTTGCATGATAACCAAGATACTTGATTCATAATTTAAGCTTATTCTGTTCAGTATTACCTTCTGAGCTGTTATGATTGcaaagaaaacttttcaaatGAGTCTTAATATGATGTGATGCATGACTAGCTTTGAAAGGCCTCATCTAGGCAGAGTCATGCTTGTTTAACTGAAGTCATGATGCTAAATGAATGCAATTTTCTGTATGGACACTTATCAGATTAGCTTGCACTTACAAATTGCAGATGTAATTGATATGATCTGGTTTAAATAGATATAAATGGGTCTCCAAAATGTTGTGATGGTTTAAATTCATGCCACTTCTTTCATATAGCTCTAGTCTTTTGACAGACAGCCCTATGCTGAGCTGCATAGGACTTGCTTGAGGAAACTCATCAGGAAAATGGAACTGGCAAGACTGGTCCATTTCGTACCAAAATAGTGAAAATGGGATTAAAGTGAAGAGACTGACACGGATGACCACAGGTGTGGAGAACTTCTGTGCAAGAAACTACCAAGCATTCCAGGTCCTTTTAAGCTGGAAAACATGACTGCAAAGGACCCAATATAGGTCTATATCTTCTGCATTCTATTTGTAGCTTTAAACAAAGGATGAACATACACTGTCAATACAAAGTTAGGGCTATCAAATGAAACCAGCAGCTGACAAGCTCAGAACAAACTGGAGGGGTTGGTTCTTCCCATAACCTGCTGTGAAACTTCTTTCCAGAGGATATTGTAACCATTAAAAATATACTTGTGGCTCAGgcaacaactgaaaaaaattcagagaagcagaaaagtgCATTAAACTAAAAGCAGGGCCTGAGTAGCAAAATGTCAGgtgtgtgtttgcagaaagTATTGCTACATGTGTTCCTGACAGGGCAATGGCTGATCAGTGTCTATGAAAGAGCATAAAGAACAGGGAAAAGGCCAACACAATTCATACTCAGTAAAGCTGTTCTTGCAGAAGTTTTCCAAAATCTGGCTCATGTGCTCTGAGGTCACGTCTGTGTGTAGTCCTGCAAAGCCGCTGCTCTGGACTGAGGCAGGATGTGCTGACTAGCGAGATGGTCCCTGCAAGGCTGAAGGAGGAGGTGTAGGTAGGATGCAGCCTTTCCTCCCTTAGCAACAGACAGGGTTGATCTGCAGGAGTTGTCTTAGACTTTGCTGGTGGATCATCCTCTGCTGTGAATAGCTTGTCTGGTAAATATTTCCAAGCATGCTGTGGGCAGAATGTCTGTGGAGTGATTTTCCAGTGTGCAAAATGATCCTAAGAACATGGAGAAAATGGAAGTGTGTCCATGAACAGCAAGTTAGCATTtgaatttaaacaaaatttgtCTCTGCTGGACTGATTTTAATAATCCAGCCAAATTTGTGGATGCAGGAACCATTAATTCTTCTGTGAAAGAACAGCTCAAGTGTGCTGGCAGGAGACAAGGCATGTAAAGACTGCTCAGggaaggggttttttctttgcCCCTACCTCTTCAGTTGGCTTTGATCTGTTTTATGAGGGTCAGAAGATGAAAACCTCATTACCTAATGCTGTTGGATGTCAACGTGTATATGATATGGCTCTTTGCCAGTATCTTAATTAGGGAATTCATAAAAGCAGAGGGTGGATGCCAGTTCTTGAAAAGCGCTTTTAGCCGTTCTGCTGGAAAGAAAGCTTTCATTAATTCGCTACAAAATGTATTAAATGGGATCCAGCTCAATTCTATAAGCaaagctgcttctttttcacttctctCTTTGCCTTTATGTGAGCCATTTTGGGCTCCCTGCCCAAGATGGTCCCAACGAATGGAATTTGTAATAAGAATGTAAGTCAGTTTGGATTGAAAtccattccaggtctctctggtTTAAAAGGGTTTCCAGATCCTGAGCAAGTGTTGCCAGAATTCAGCAAAAGCAGCTGAATGCCTTGTCATACCTGTGGAGCAAAGGAGGCATCTGGTCTTTGATCTCTGTGTGCATCCAAAGCTGCTGGGACTTGTCTTTCCGGAGTGTCACCTGAGGAGCTTCAGaagggcagctctgtgtgcccagaTCTGCTGCCTAGATGTGAAGCACATGGTTCACTGCCCCTTTTTAACTGGAACTACTTAAAGATGTTGCTGTGAGTGAAGTCCTGCATCCCTGCTACCATCTGTGTGAACCTGAGGGGCTGCCATGTGAGCTTTCTGCTTGCTGCATTTCAGCTCTGTCCCAGAGGATGCCCTTAACTTAAAGGAGAGCTCAAAGGAGGAAGGGTTCATGTTTGCAGCTTAGGAGGCACTGTTCTGAGATTGCCACTAAAGAGATAAGGCAGTGTGAAGTGCAAGGGTGGTTCAGCTAAGCTAGCTTggctctttgttttcctgtgggCTTCCAGTGTGCCCAGGTATGTACCCCAGCTAATCTCATGTATTATTTAGTAGGAGGGAAAGCTATCCATCCACAGCAAGCTCAGTTGAGCATCTGCTTCTAGGATTGCACTGCTGGAGAGATAGCTGCAGCAGGGAATTATAGCAAAGCCCTACAGATTTCCTTGTGCTACAATTTTACAGTCTGTGCCCCCCCCAGGAGTTTCCTCAGCAGCCCAGAGAGTAATCAGTAGTTCCCAGGCATTactctgatttttctctgtgcttcttttctgtctttcttttgtCCTGCAGTGAAGAGTTACTTTGGGTGGCTGAGTTGTGAGAGACTCCTGGCTTGCAGGAGCAGATCCTAAATGCCAGGCAAGGCAATGGCATTGACATATCAAGGTAGTGCTCTGCCCGCAGTTTGGGTCAGTGTCTGAGGCTTCGTACTCAATGAGCTGCCTTCAGGAGGCAGATGATATTATCTTAATTTCTAAGTAGGGAAACTGATGCACAGTGAATGGATAACATCAGTGAATCCTCACTCTTGTCCTTCCTTATCATGCCTAATAAACCCAGGCTAGCCGGAAGAAGTAGTGAGATTctgaaagaaaagtattttgttcATTCAGCAATCTGTTCctccttccttgccttttttttttttttttcttcctggttaTTTTTTATCCCTTGtgcccccagctcagcacagctgatgGTGCAGTTCTGGGGCATGTGGTTTATTAGCAAATTATTGCTCTCCAGCAGGGGACCCAAACTTGGGTTTTGATTTAAGAGCAGTAAAACCAGTTGAAACTTTAAAGTATTATGTGGAATCTGGAGATTTTTAGTCAGCAGAAAGTAAAAGCACTGCTAAAGTTGGGCAGAATATACTCCTGTTAAGTCTCATGAAACGAGGGAAGTATGGGCAGAGAATGTACTAGTGAGAGCAACtgctggctgagcaggaggagcaggcatGGAGGAGAGGATTGGAGTGCAGTAGCATGGATAATTTAGTGTTGGGGTTGACAGCTGACTAACTAAAGCTCTCATTAATTCATTAAGGTAttatttaacattattttaaatgtgtttccAGAGAAGCCATGGTGCACTGTAATAATTTAACAGGCTAAGGGGGAGCCAGGTGACACATGCTGAAGCGTctttccctgtgtgtgcacGTCAGGGTTTCCAAGAGCTAAGGGAGCAGAAACAGGATTTGCAAATGGTAGGAACTGGCGAGAGAGATGGCGGTTCTTAAATTTGACTGACCAAAGCCCCACCTCTGCTGTACCACACTTTGCTATTAAATTAACTTGCTGGTGCAGTGGTCAGAGCTGGCCTGGGTGAAGTCCTCTCTTGGCCCTGAAGCAGGTTGGGGCAATGCATCCTGCTGACTTGAGTTGTAGTGGATGACATGGCAATGAGCAGCTGCAGTTAACATTCTTaactggcacagctggaaatgGAGGAGGACAATTGTCTTCACCCAGGCAAACCTAAGCATTGCCAAACACCAAAGTGCTCTTCCCTGAGCTTTGGGATTGGGTGATATGCCTTGGTACTCCCCTTGGGCTCAGGAAGCTGTGCATGTGCCAACTCTGGGGAGTTTGGCATCTTGAGCAGAGTTGCCTAATAACCCAGGACTTTGAAATTGCTATCTGATAAATCAAAGATTTATTTGAGCCTTGTTATATAtgtcccccttccccagctctgctgtgctccttccaGACTATGTAACTGACTGGTTAAACTTCTTTTCATGGTCTGCTTTATGTCAAGCATCTTCTCTCCCGTCCTGCTCAGTTACAATGCTTGCCTGCCTTTCCTGAGCAGAAGGTGTGAGATTGTTAATGAGCTCATTAACAGGAGCTGATCAGAACAGAGCTGATCCCAAAGAAGCAGTAATTAGGGATCACTACCTTTGATTTTGTTTCCCTTATTACGGTTTATGAGTGTGTTCGTGCGCTGGGCTGCCTCTGAGGCTGGTGTCCAGGCAGCTCATTCCACCTTTACCCGGGACTGTGCTGCCTCTTAGTGTCTGGTGTGTGAAGGCTCCCACCACAGGGAGGTcgtgctgccagccctggccttCCCTGGAGAACCTGGTGCAGCAGGAGTGTTGCACTAAGTTGCTCAGAAGAGAGGTCACTGCCACCTTAGTGCACCGAGACTGTTTTCTTTCAGGCTAGGTTGATGTGTTCATATTGTCTCATTAGTTCCAGTTTCCCTGCTGGAAGCAAGCTTGAAAGACAACGTTTTCCTTGAGATGTCTACGCTGTGGTTGCCAGGCAGAAGAAAGGAATGATTTCCAGAATTGTTGCCCATGGTAGGACTCCCTCCTGGGCAATCTCTTTGCACACAAGGAAATCAACCCTCCTGTGCTTAGCTGGGGTTATCCCCTCCACAGGAAGACACAGGGGTGGCTGCTGGGATATTTGATGAAGAGGCACAAGGAGATAACCAGTGTTTTTCTGCATGGCAACATGTTGCTGCCAACACTTGGTACAGGTTGGAGGAGGCAGTGGCAAATACCCTCTTGAGCATACTGTGCAGACTCCTGTTGCTGTTGTAGATTTAGTTGGGTAAAAGAGACTGGAGGTATCCTTTTGTTCCCTCTTCACCCAACCTGACAGCTGAGGGTGCTTTGTGGAAGTCTGCATTCATTCATAATGCTAAATGAAGACCCTGTCCCCCAGGTTTTGATTTATGCAAGGCAAGTGTCTCTCTTTTTATCCTCTAACTACATAAAGATACCTTAGATTGCACCTTTGCTTGTGGACCCACATGCAAAGAAACTAGAACAGGCTGGAAGAGGATCAGATCCTAGCAAAAGGGTGCTGGGCAGCCACCACAGTAGGAAGTGTCAGGGCCTATTTGGCCATGTCTGGCATGATGAAGTTACTGTGGTCTGGGCTAGAATACAGGCTGATCTGGGATATGATGAGCTCCCACACAGATCTGTGGTGCTTCCCTTGCTTTGGGGAGGAAGAGTGGCTGAGCTGCCACTGTCTGAATGGCAATGAGTCCTTGTAAGCTGGGAGAAGCTTGTGATGAAGAAATGATGGTGACTGGTGCTGTGTTTTTCAGATTGACGGATTGGAGGAGAAGCTGGCACGCTGCAGACAGAGCATGGAAGAAGTGGATCTTAAGCTACGCAGAGAGAAGCTCAGCCCTGAAGGAAGGTATTGCTGACCATCTCCTTACACAGCTGTCTATGTGCACTTCAGCTGTAGGACCAAGCAAGGGCTCTTGAAGGGGTGGGAATGTGTGATTTCCCTGTGACAAGGCTCTCTTCCCACAGCTTGGAGTTTTCCTGGGGAACTCGCCTCTGTGTGAAGTGATACAGAGAGAGAGCTGTATCGTATTAACAGCCTGACTCCAACCTGTGCCACAACCAGACAAATACTGCCTGAAACTTGTCAGTTCATTTGCAGATCTGGCTCCTGGCCTGTTATGAACCTGCTCTGTGACTCTGGCAAAGGttttctgcaggctgctgctcaaGCCTTGCTGAAGCCACCTGGGTTCAGTCAGGGAGATGTGCAGCAACTGCTACTGAGGGCCAAACCAGGCTGGGATCCAGCTGCAACAGCAGCTGAGAGAAAATATCTCTGTCTGTGTGGCTAATGTGTCTGGATGTAGGGATGCCTTGACGCACTGGCTTTTCTTGGGAAAGCTAAGAGGACAATTCCCCTGAAATCTGTGGCTGCTGTAGAGGCAGCAACTGTTGGCTTCTGGAGCCTGGGACTCAAGCAAGGACTTGGGCCTGGATTTTATAGTGGACACAGGCAGAACCTGCTGTTTCTCTTCAGTGTGAAGCAAGACATTTTAGATCTCTCAGCTGATTCTCAAATCTCTCTGCTTGAGGACATTTTTTCAGTCACTAGTattctctgctctgttcctaGCAAAAAAAGCCTGGGAAGCTCAGTCATAGGCCCAGGGAGTGGTCCTGATGGTCCTGATGTTTGCTCTACAGTACTGTCCTGTAGAAACCCATAAGAAATGATCATAGCAGTAGTGATGTCTCCATGCCCTGATACTTATCgggttcagtttaatttctttgtcAAACTCTCCTTTGCACTCCCCCCTCCTTCTTTAGTGGAGTTTTATATCCCCATCCATATTAGGCAAGGTATTGTCCCTCATCCCTTTAGGTCCTCATCTCAACTATCCTTTCCTGGCCTAAATTCTCCTTGTTTACTGTCTGTATTCTTTATCTGGTACTTAGGTGGTCAACAATCAAACCTACAGTTGTGGTAACTTGACAGGATGGAATATATGATGGTTTCTATCTGAAATATAGGGCCTAGAGCAAAGAATTATGAATTAAGGTTCTTGGGGCCTTCTATGAATTTTACAGCTTTTATGGAAATAGAAACAGAACTTCCATTGTCCTATTCCAGACCCTTTGAACAACTCTGGAGGGAAGGTACCGTGATCAAAATGATCGAATCAGTGCATAGCACACAAAGAAGAGCTCTGCTTTTCCACTTTGAAGTTCAGTTGTCATGGTTTCTTCATGTCTCATTCTCAAAGCTTCTTCCCTTGACTCTCTTCACAAGGCAAATTTCTAAGCAGCAGTTCAGTCATGTTGGTAAATGTCTTCTCACTtcctcctggctgctctccaCCTTGCCTTTCCCCAGTTTTCTGTAAGAgccctttcctctcctgctgcttctgacGTAGCTTGCTTTCTTGCACTCCCTTACACTTAACTAGCTGTACACATAGATTTGGATCTTTTTCCTCCTACAGGTTATTCTTGCTGTGCCCCAAGGGGAACAACAAACTCTGTTACACTTGCTGCCTTCTCTGAACCAGGAGATAATTTGTTAGTGCATGTTTATTTATGTGCACAGTCTGAAAGGACTGGCCGTGTCCTCACTGCCATAATGGAAACACTGCTGCTTTCAGGAATTCTATTTTGGGTTTATATTTTAAGCTGTATATTAATTAATCATCTTGTGCAGTTTAAGACAAGGGCTGGGTCAGCCTGACTTAGTCTTTACTGTTATTATGAGTCTTCAGTCTATGACGGATACTTTAACTCATTAGTACTGGGCTTGGATTCAGCTTGTTTCCTTGAGTTCACCCACTTCTGTAAACTGGATACCTCTGACAAAGGGATCCCAGCTTCAAATGGTGAGAAGAATTACTGTTCCAGCACTAAACCCGATGTGGTGGAGGGGCAGGATCCTCCAGAGAGCATATAAAGACCCTGCCCATCCCATAGCTGTGTCAGAACTTCGTGCCTCAGCTAGGGGGAACTGGAAAAGGGGACTGACCCAAAAGTCTTTCTACCCGTTTGCCTACACTGCTCTCCTGAAAGGAGAGATAGGAAGCAatttggggaaaggaaaaaataatttaaaatgctgcaTCTCTTCTCTTGCACAACTGGGTATTTCTAAACTGTCACCCTTCCAacagggaggggtgaggggcTCATCCTCTCAGCAGATAtccccagcagtggggacaGTCTGTCTTCCATCATGTAAGCAAAGAAATAGGCTGTGTTGTGCCTTGCAGGTAATGAACTCCTCTTCTCATTACAGAAAGTCACTGGAGAGAGAGCGAAACTTACTAATGACCAAAGCTGACAACTATGGTAAGAGCTTCATTAAAAAT encodes the following:
- the CCDC167 gene encoding coiled-coil domain-containing protein 167 isoform X2 → MTHCGPFKPHLFYDSVISWVAGGLLIDGLEEKLARCRQSMEEVDLKLRREKLSPEGRKSLERERNLLMTKADNYEKELSVLRKENRKNAALAVAMALLIALIYACWTM
- the CCDC167 gene encoding coiled-coil domain-containing protein 167 isoform X1; amino-acid sequence: MTRWMLNVSRERSSACLSRLFQWFAIFRIDGLEEKLARCRQSMEEVDLKLRREKLSPEGRKSLERERNLLMTKADNYEKELSVLRKENRKNAALAVAMALLIALIYACWTM
- the CCDC167 gene encoding coiled-coil domain-containing protein 167 isoform X4 encodes the protein MIDGLEEKLARCRQSMEEVDLKLRREKLSPEGRKSLERERNLLMTKADNYEKELSVLRKENRKNAALAVAMALLIALIYACWTM
- the CCDC167 gene encoding coiled-coil domain-containing protein 167 isoform X3; the protein is MGRRRAGPSVAREIDGLEEKLARCRQSMEEVDLKLRREKLSPEGRKSLERERNLLMTKADNYEKELSVLRKENRKNAALAVAMALLIALIYACWTM